In the Pseudomonas sp. DTU_2021_1001937_2_SI_NGA_ILE_001 genome, one interval contains:
- a CDS encoding twin-arginine translocase TatA/TatE family subunit: MGIFDWKHWLVILIVVVLVFGTKKLKNLGTDVGESIKGFRKAMNDEEKQPGQDSAQPQQAQSAPQGNPQTPPHTIDAQAQRVQEPQRKDQV; this comes from the coding sequence ATGGGTATTTTTGACTGGAAACACTGGCTCGTCATCCTGATCGTCGTGGTACTGGTGTTCGGTACCAAGAAGCTCAAGAACCTCGGCACCGACGTGGGCGAGTCGATCAAGGGCTTCCGCAAGGCCATGAACGACGAAGAGAAACAGCCTGGCCAGGACAGCGCCCAGCCACAGCAGGCGCAAAGTGCTCCCCAGGGCAACCCGCAGACCCCGCCGCACACCATCGACGCCCAGGCGCAGAGGGTTCAGGAGCCGCAGCGCAAGGATCAGGTCTGA
- a CDS encoding 16S rRNA (uracil(1498)-N(3))-methyltransferase yields the protein MNLLLLEEADFIAADRVILRDRRLTHMQDVQRVEVGDSLRVGRIGGLLGQAEVLRLEPREAELRVTLGNPPPAKLPLTLVLAVPRPKMLRRVFQTVATMGVPRLILVNSYRVEKSFWQTPFLQPESIRENLILGLEQARDSVLPEVLIEKRFKPFVEDRLPDLARDTLGLVAHPGDFPVCPRAVEHPVTLAIGPEGGWIPYEVELLGKAGLAPVQMGERILRVETAVTALLSRLF from the coding sequence GTGAACCTGCTGCTGCTCGAGGAGGCCGACTTCATCGCGGCCGACCGGGTGATCCTGCGTGATCGCCGCCTGACCCACATGCAGGACGTGCAGCGCGTCGAAGTCGGCGACAGCCTGCGTGTCGGGCGCATCGGCGGCCTGCTCGGCCAGGCCGAGGTGCTGCGCCTGGAACCGCGTGAGGCCGAACTGCGCGTCACCCTCGGCAACCCGCCGCCGGCCAAGCTACCACTGACCCTGGTACTGGCCGTACCGCGCCCGAAGATGCTGCGCCGGGTGTTCCAGACCGTGGCGACCATGGGCGTACCGCGGTTGATCCTGGTCAACAGCTACCGGGTGGAAAAGAGCTTCTGGCAAACCCCCTTTCTGCAGCCCGAGAGCATTCGCGAAAACCTGATTCTCGGCCTGGAACAGGCCCGTGACAGCGTGCTGCCCGAAGTGCTGATCGAAAAGCGCTTCAAGCCCTTCGTCGAAGACCGCCTGCCCGACCTGGCCCGCGACACCCTGGGCCTGGTCGCCCACCCCGGGGACTTTCCGGTCTGCCCGCGCGCCGTGGAACATCCGGTAACCCTGGCCATCGGCCCCGAAGGCGGCTGGATTCCCTACGAGGTCGAGCTGCTGGGCAAGGCCGGTCTGGCGCCGGTGCAGATGGGTGAACGCATCCTGCGAGTGGAAACGGCGGTGACCGCCCTGCTGTCGCGGCTGTTCTAG
- the tatB gene encoding Sec-independent protein translocase protein TatB: MFGISFSELLLVGLVALLVLGPERLPGAARTAGLWIGRLRRSFNAIKQEVEREIGADEIRRQLHNEHILSLEEEARKLFNPPQEEALNRDAAAAEPNPQPVELQPQTPAAEPEAPARPRLTLEKQPKPQAPISPATPAASTESSQPSRAP; this comes from the coding sequence ATGTTCGGCATCAGCTTCTCCGAACTGCTGCTGGTCGGCCTCGTGGCGCTGCTCGTGCTGGGTCCCGAGCGCCTGCCGGGGGCTGCACGCACCGCCGGGTTGTGGATCGGCCGCCTGCGTCGTAGCTTCAACGCCATCAAGCAGGAAGTCGAACGCGAGATCGGCGCCGACGAGATCCGTCGGCAACTGCACAACGAGCACATCCTGTCGCTGGAAGAAGAGGCCCGCAAGCTGTTCAACCCGCCCCAGGAAGAGGCGCTGAACCGTGACGCTGCCGCCGCCGAGCCGAACCCGCAACCGGTCGAACTGCAACCGCAAACCCCGGCAGCAGAGCCCGAAGCACCGGCCAGGCCGCGCCTGACCCTGGAAAAACAGCCCAAGCCCCAGGCGCCGATCAGCCCGGCGACCCCGGCGGCGTCCACCGAATCGTCACAGCCTTCGCGAGCCCCATGA
- the tatC gene encoding twin-arginine translocase subunit TatC yields MSDIPEHDQPMPLVSHLTELRTRLLRCVAAVFLIFACLFYFAQKIYTLVSAPLRAYLPEGATMIATDVASPFLTPFKLTMMVALFAAMPIILHQVWGFIAPGLYKHEKRIAVPLLISSIILFYTGMAFAYFLVFPLIFHFFASVTPEGVAMMTDIASYLDFVMTLFFAFGVAFEIPVAVVLLVWIGVVDVIYLKKIRPYVIIGCFVVGMILTPPDIFSQTLLAVPMWLLFELGVLCSGMISKRGEHPDDPKQDQPPAPLS; encoded by the coding sequence ATGAGCGACATTCCGGAACACGACCAGCCCATGCCGCTGGTCTCGCACCTCACCGAACTACGCACCCGCCTGCTGCGCTGTGTCGCGGCCGTGTTTCTGATCTTCGCCTGCCTGTTCTACTTCGCCCAGAAGATCTACACCCTGGTGTCGGCACCGCTGCGCGCCTACCTGCCAGAAGGCGCGACGATGATCGCCACCGATGTGGCTTCGCCGTTCCTGACCCCGTTCAAGCTGACCATGATGGTCGCACTGTTCGCCGCGATGCCGATCATCCTCCATCAGGTGTGGGGCTTCATCGCGCCGGGGCTGTACAAGCACGAGAAGCGCATCGCCGTACCGCTGCTGATCTCCAGCATCATCCTGTTCTACACCGGCATGGCCTTCGCCTACTTCCTGGTGTTTCCGCTGATCTTCCACTTCTTCGCCAGTGTGACGCCCGAAGGCGTGGCCATGATGACTGACATCGCCAGCTACCTGGACTTCGTCATGACCCTGTTCTTCGCCTTCGGCGTGGCCTTCGAGATTCCGGTGGCCGTGGTGCTGCTGGTGTGGATCGGCGTGGTCGACGTCATCTACCTGAAGAAGATCCGCCCCTATGTGATCATCGGCTGCTTCGTGGTCGGCATGATCCTCACCCCACCGGACATCTTCTCCCAGACCCTGCTGGCGGTGCCGATGTGGCTGCTCTTCGAGCTGGGCGTGCTGTGCAGCGGCATGATCAGCAAGCGCGGCGAACATCCGGACGACCCCAAGCAAGACCAGCCGCCAGCGCCGCTGTCGTGA